Sequence from the Anolis sagrei isolate rAnoSag1 chromosome 8, rAnoSag1.mat, whole genome shotgun sequence genome:
tccaaaacacctggagggagggctgaaattggcccaggcctgaaCAGTGTGGGCccctccatataataataataatatggtataataataataataatcatcatcatcatcatctacctgAAGTTAGGAAGGCATTACTCTAGGACTATGATGTCCtccatataataacaataatagagtaaaataataataataataataatatataatggtcTACCTGAAGTTTGGGAGGCACTACTATAGGACTATGATGTCCTCcatattataacaataataaagtaaaataataataataataataataattaataataataatatataatagtctACCTGAAGTTTGGGAGACACTACTCTAGGACTGTGATGCCCTCCAtatcataacaataatagagtaaaataataataataataataataataataataatataatagtctaCCTAAAGTTTGGGAGGCACTACTCTAGGACTATGATGTCCTCCATATAATAACCAAAATatcgtataataataataataataataataataatataatagtctaCCTGAAGTTTGGAAGGCACTACTCTAGGACTATGATGTATtccatataacaataatataataataataataataataataatagtaatctacCTGAAGTTTGGGAGGCACTACTCTAGGACTATGATGTCCTCCATATTATAacactaatagagtaaaataataataataataatatataatagtctACCTGAAGTTTGGGAGGCACTACTCTAGGACTATGTGGTCCTccatttaataacaataacatattatagtataatactaatatgatATATAACTGTCTATCTGAAGTTTGGGAGGCACTGCTGTAGGACTATATGGCCTGCCTGCTTCCTACCAAAGGGGATCCTTTGTTGTCATGCTAGAAAAGCACTGATTAGCCTAATAACTGCAATTCCTGGCTGCTACAtaccaaggggaaacctttgtggGCCAGCTTGAAAAGAATTGCATGGCCTTGCAGgaacaaagtctggctgcttcttaTCAATGTGGATCCAccattggccagcttcaataccACTGAAAAGCATTACAGCATCAAAGCATGTCTGCTTCCTACCCACGGGgacgtttgttgttgttgttgttcattcgttcagtcgtctccgactcttcgtgacttcatggaccagcccacgccagagctccctgtcggccgtcaccacccccagctccttcaaggtcagtccagtcacttcaaggatgccatccatccatcttgccctaggtcggcccctcttccttttgtagGACGTTTGTAGGACGCAGTAAACAAAAATTGTTTCATGTctagaattcctctgttttctgagggccacagtaTTGCGTGGCcggggtacagctagtataatatataatataatatacaataacactataatatataataataataataatatttatttatttatttatttattgtcgtgtctggagcgacttgagaaactgcaagtcgtttctggtgtgagagaattggccaggggacacccggatgtttttaatgttttaccatccttgtgggaggcttccctcatgtccctgcatgaggagctggtgctgatagagggagctcatccgtgctctccctggattcgaacccatCACTCTGCACCAAACTGGGCCTTGCAGTCCCATTTTCCCCCaagctttcccaagctctgaatgAAGCCAGCCACTGGATCCAggagtgcttctacactgtagacttactCTAGTTTGAAAACGCTTtaacttgggagctgtagtttgctgaTGTACTGACACTCTGAAGgctttacaaaactacaactcctagagtCCCattgcactgagtcatggcagtttaaagtggagtcaaactgtatTCAGGTTAcagtgtaaaacaacaactcttgtagaactacaactcctggtcTTGTAGAAATAGAAATCCCagtcttggaaaactacaactcctcgtcttggaaaactacagctcctggtcttgtagaactacaactcccagtcttggaaaactacaaatcctggtcctgtaaaactacaacaaatAGAATATTGCAATGAATCTGTTTTGAGGAACGACATATCTGTATTAGATGTATTTGACTATTTCTAAATGtttcttctttttgtattttgtatcccATTAGTTTcactcaaaataaaaaaataaaaaaaggagtTTTATTTCTTGGTCCCCAACTGACCTTCCTTGCCTTGCCTCCCTTGCAGGCGCCACTCGAGGCTTGAGCACGGGCCACTGCCGGCTTTGCCACGGGAAGTTCTCTGCACGGAGCCTTCGCAACGCCTTCGGGAAGCCCCCCGCGATGGACGGGGGCTCCCAGAAGCAGCAGCACCGGCGCCTAGACCGCATCTTCTTTGCTGACTTCCAGCACCTTCTTGGGGTGGCCGCCCGCCCGGACCCAGCCCTGCCCCAGTCAGTCTGCAAGAAGTGCCACGCTCAGTTCTACAAGTGCCGCAGCGTCCTCAAGGCTTTCATCCAGAAGGTCAACCTCTCACCCGTGGGGGCCCTCAAGCCCCGACCAAGGTGAGTTCCTCCATGTCCTCATAGGGCAGTGctacttctcaacctgtgggttcccaggtgttttggcctacaactcgcagaaatcccagtttaccagctgttaggatttctgggagttgaaggccaaatcatctggggacccataggttgagaaccactgtcataggagTTGCCGGGTGGCCACAAACGCACCTGCGGCAAGCAAGAAGATCCAGTTGAGCTGAGCTCATGCTGGAAGTGGAGGAGCATCAACATAGGCAGTTCACAAATTGCGAATGAGattgattctgtaggtttgttctcaagttgaatccatatgtaagttggaacagggacatttttgaagtgtaactccagtcaaattTATATACCCATATTTCCTCGAGTCTAAtgtaccatcaaatctaatgcctCAATTttgaaaaccctgaaaccaaaaaaaagtatttgcaggCACATGTAATGCACAGCGGCaaaggtgcactctttgtaatatggccattatagttgttgtttgcttggaattccttaaaaacaaaagcgcTAGAGCACCAAAGCTTCCTTGGGATGTATCTGTGctgtagaacaatggttctcaaccttccaagtgccacgaccccttaatagagtacctcatgttgtgacccccaaccataacattattttcgttgctacttcataactgtcattttgctcctgttatgaattgtaatgtaaatatctgatacgcaggatgtattttcattcactggaacaaattgggcacaaatacccaatacacccacatttgaatactggtggggttgggggttgattttttcatgtgggagttgtagttgctgggatttatagttcacctacaaccagagagcattctgaactccaccaacaaaggaattgaaccaaacttggcacacagaactcccacgcccaagagaaaatactgagagggttggtggtcattgaccttgaatattagagttgtagttcacctacatccagagagcactgcggagtcaaacaatgatagatctggaccaaacttgacacaaatcttcaatatgccccagtgtgaacactagtggagtttggggaaaatagaccatgacatttgggaattgcagttgtttTGATTAATAATTCGCCTACAATTAAAGGTCATTCTGAACCCACCGATggtagaattgagccaaacatcccacacagatcccccatgactagcagaaaatactgcattttctgaagtctttggtgacccctctgacacctcctcttgcgacccacccaggggtcctgacccccaggttaaaaAACACTGTCATAGTGTCTCAACCAATtcacagccacaaaaatgaaatttctgaagTAGAATtaggtctttagtgacccctctgacacctcctctcgtgaccccccccagtggtcctgacccctaggttgagaaacgctgcactaaggcctactaacactgaggtttacctcacactgaggcctctctcagacagAGAGCAACTAAGAATGAGACATCCTAAGCTACAGGACACTTACTAATATTGAACTGCAgcatttgctgagtcattgcatcaatttaattctttcagtgcttgactcacatttttgtaattacaaatacctaggtaaaggttgtcccctgacattaagtccagtcatgtctgactctggggtgtggtgctcatctctatttaagccgaagagccggtgttgtccatagacacctctaaggtcatgtggccggcatgactgcatggagcgctgttaccttcccaccggagcggtacctattgatctactcacattttgcatgttttctaactgctaggttggaagaagctagggctgacagtggaagttcacgccactccccggaatcggaTCTGtgacctagttaatttttaatatttctgacagacaTGACTGTATTTGGATAGATGTAGATGGTTGTACACGAAAAAGACATCCCTGATGCgtcttttggagcaaaaattaatataaaactcagtcttattttcagggaaatacAGTAGCAGAGGTTATGCTCCACTCCACTCTGCCATGGATCCCAAATATTCCTGCTATCATTGCGATCCCAAAACAGCTGTTGTTTTCTAGACTATAGAAGGACCACCAATGGTTTCCACTAGAATCCAAGGCCTCTATGGCTTCCTATGGTCAAAAAGCCCAAGGAAAGCTTGGCATTTGGGTCGGTTGCCACAACCAAGGCAAACATCATCTTGGTTTTGGATGAAGAGCCTCCTGTGATGTCCGTCCACCCAGCGTCTCATCTATGTTGCTTTCTATTCCATGTGCAGGAGCAATGCTGCCCCGTCTCCTCTTCCTGCAGCTGAAGGAAATGCCTCTTCTCTGGGTAAGTCGAGCTGCTTTGCTGCTCCTGGCTTTTCAGTGGCTGCCATGTTGCTTGTGCCTTGCCTTTCCAAAAATCGTTTTTGGAAAGCTTTAGGGAACCTGAGAGCcatatttcaatatttgaaaaaagATCCTATTGAGGAGGAAGGGGCAAGCTTGATTTTTGCTCTTTCAGAGATTAGGACACAGAGAGATTGTTTCTAATTGTAGGAAAAGGAGATTCTGTtaaacgtgaggaagaacttcccaatgaTCAGAGTTGTTCAATGGTGGGATATGCTTCTTCTTTGGAGTCCATTGGAGcttcctctggaggttttcaagcagagggtGGATGTCTGTCAGTCAGGCTTTGATGAtttcttcctgcatagcagggaattggactggatggccctgggggtctcttccaactctataatatttttattattatgattattgatATTAATTATGGTGGTGAAGTCATCTTCTCTAGATGTTTTCAAGCAGAGACTGGcgggccatctgttgagagtggtTTGTCTCTTCTCGTCTGGCAGAAAGGGTTTgactgcatggcctttgggggtcccttctaactctaggattctataataataataacaacgataacaacaacagcaaccaccaccacctttgattatgatgatgatgaaggaatctccttctctggaggttttgaagtagagataaatggccatctgtcaggatgccTTTGATGGTTTCTTCCTGCTTAGCAGGGACTTGGAATGGATGActcctgggggtcccttccaactctagaattcaatattaataataatagtcattgaTAATCACATTGATGATgatgagtctctttctctggaggttttcaagcagagactggcaggccatctgttgggagtagtTTCTCTTcttgtctggcagaagggggcttgactggatggcctttggaggtcccttctaactctaggattctataataataataataacaacaacagcaaccaccaccacctttgattatgatgatgatgaaggaatctccttctctggaggttttgaagtagagataaatggccatctgtcaggatgccTTTGATGGTTTCTTCTTGCTTAGCAGGGACTTGAACTGGATGGCactaggggtcccttccaactctagaattcaataataataataataataataataataataaccattgaTAATCACATTGATGATgatgagtctccttctctggaggttatcAAGCAGACTGACGGGCCATCTGTTTGGAGTGGTTTGTCTCTTCTTGTCTGGCAGAAGggatttgactggatggcctctgggggtcccttcgaactaggattctataataataataataataataataataataataataataataataataataataagcgacTTGGACGGGAAGGCtcctaggggtctcttccaactctagaattcaataataataataataataataataataataataataatagccattaataatcataatgatgatgatgatggagtcttctctggaagttttaaagcagagactggtgggtcatctgttgggaggggtaGAAGGAGTTTTGACTGGATAGTCTTTGGGGggcccttctaactctaggattgtataataactacaacaactactacaataacaacaactactactaccatagagtctcgcttatctaaccTCCACTCAtctaatgttctgtattatccaacgcagtccagagtgggagaaagaaagaacccttgtctgttttggtgctaaattcataaatacagtaattactatataacattaccatgtactgaactgctttttctgttgatttgttgtgaaacatggtgttttggtgcttaatttgtaaaattgtaaTCACagcataatttgacgtttaataggttgGCTGAACATTGGATAAGCTTAATGGGCCGGCTGAACATTGGATAAGCTTTTCCCgagtccctccttattatccaacatttttgattATCCAATGTTcagctggcccatttatgttggataagtgagactctactgtaccaccaccaccaccgttGTTGATGATGACGATTAAAAAGCACAGTATTTCCAACATATaggtctcgtttgctgtgacatactgtgcttttgtgtcagtaaaataatagccATTGATAATCACAATGATAATGatgagtctccttttctggaggttttcaagcagagctgggtggccatctgttgggagtgctttcattgtgtcttCCTTGGGGATCTGTTCTAGATTCTATCCTCTTGTTTTCTCTCCCTACGAGCAGGAGGCCGGATCACGTCCAGCCCGCAGTGCCTTCACAATTTGGTGCTGTGGGCCCACAATCACGCAGAGAGCTGCCAGGTTGCGCCGAGCCTGCGGAGCGTGCTGTCATCTGGATATTGCGGGGTCGTCGTCCAGGCTGTCTGGGGCTGCAGGGAAGGCCACGACTACATCCTGAGCACcgatgtggaggaggaggaggaggagggcagtgGCCCCAAGCAGGACCACAGCAAGGGCACCTCTGAGCACGTGGCCGGCAATGGGGTGGACGCCGAGGGTGCCAGAGTGCCCTGCGTTCCGTCCCATCATGGCCCAGACAGGACTGCTGCTGCAAACAGTGAGACTACTACACCCGAACCGGGCACCGAAAACCAGCTCCCTGAGAGTCCGGATGCGGCCTCattgcaagaagcagccaggagCCCTTTGCAGGCGGGGAACCTGCCCCAGTCAGACTGTCCGGTCAATGGGAGTCCCGGTAAGAGGCCGCGAGGAGCACATCCTGGGCtgctatatctgtggaatgaccagggtgggacaaaggactcttgtctgctggagctggatgtgaatgtttcaaccgactaccttgattagcatttgatagcctggcagtgcctggggcaatcttttgttgagaggtgattagatgtgacTGAATGTTTCCTCTCTTGTTGTTTTgctgtggtcagttgaaacatccacacctagctccaacagacaagagttctttgtcccaccctggtcatttcacagatatataaacccatttcctagttccaacagacctcactacctctgaggatttttgccatagatgcaggcgaaacgtcaggagagaatgccgctagaacatggccatatagcctgaaaaaacctacaacaacccaatgattccagccatgaaagcgttcgacaaagtattattattattattattattattattattatattgggttcttgtaagttttttgggcatgttccagaaccattccctcctgacctcacaacctttgaagatgcctgccatagatgcaggcaaaacgttagaagagaatgcttctggaacatggccgtgcagcctggaaaacttgcaacaacccagtgattttggccatgaaaggctttgacaatacagaaatgCATTGCTTTTAGCaagcttccttccccttctttgcaAGGAATGCTTTCAATCTAAGGGGCATCCACTTCTTCTCAGGTGGATTGACCAGGCTTCCCCTTGCCTGGCAATGCTTAGGCCCAGGTTTTCTGGAACAGGAACCGCTGTGTAGGGTTGTGTCCATCTTTTGCTTGTAATTCCTGTTGCTTTTTTTCTGTAGGGCCTCTGAGCGAAAATCCGGTTCCACCTGCAGCCCTGGATGAGCGGGTAAAAGACGAGTTCAGTGACCTTTCAGAGGGGTGAGAGAAGAGTGGGTTTGCAAATGTCCTCTTTGTTAAGCATGAACACTCTTGTGCTACTAGGAAACCTTTGCAAAAGCTCTAAGATGATGTCAAAATGCTTGTGGGTTAGCAAGATTGAAGTGCAATATTGACAGAGCATGGAAGATATCTATGATAAGAAACTGGTGGAATACTTTCCTCCTCAGTCTTTAAGGTGGGAGGTGGGAAGttcattatattttttaaatttgtactattatttttttattgtgtccgaagcaaattgagaatatagctataatttatttttaaaaccacaaacaaagttaaagttataaatataaatataaacaatatatatttatataaacatatacatgccataaataaatacataaataaataaataaaaacttggcattatactaaatgtcctttgaccagaaactggccacttcaagtgcctctcgtgtggctgtgagaaggtcctctattgtgcatgtggtggggcttagaccgcattgtagtcagtggtctgtggtttgctctcctctgcACTCGCATggcgtggacttcactttgtggccccatttctaaaagttagctctgcatcttgtggtgtcagagcccagtttgttcagcgccttccaagtcacccagtcttctgtgtgcccaggagggagtttctcacccAGTGTCAGCCACTGACtgaggctctgggttttagcctgccacttttggactcttgcttgctaaggtgttcctgcaagtatctctgtagatctttgaagCTGTTACTTGATTTAagtcatgctggctgatatccaaacagaggatgggccagaaatgtcaataccttggtcctttcattattgactgctacttcctggtggatgtcagatggtgcaatactggctaaacagtttaatttctccaacagtttggggtgtagacatcctatgTCCCATTAAGAGTCAcaaccactgttttaacgtggtgagatgtgttccacactgggcatgcgtattcagcagcagagtagcaaagcgcaagagcagatgtcttcactgtgtctggttgtgatccctaggttgtgccagtcaggtttcatatgatattatttctagcacccacattcTGCTTGCtattcaagcaatgcttcttgtaagtcagagcatagcccagagtgactcccaggtatttgggtgtgctgcaatgctccagtgggattcctttccaggtaatcctcatATCCTGTTTTAAAACCCAACTCTTTGCCTCCATTTATTTGGCCAGGAAGGCAAGTTCTTGGGAATCCCCTTCTGCTGCCATATGGTGCTTTCTTGGCTTTGTCTGATCCTttcagagaagcatcctgagctcaaGGCCAAAGGAAGGCAGGGTCCCCATTGGTTTTAGTTGTGAAATGGCATATCATCCATGTGAAGCTTGTTAGCTCTGCTTCTGCTCTAGAAATGACTCTGTTTCCGTCCTCAGGGACTCTTCCTCAAGCGACGAAGAGGAGGACAGCCAGAGAGAGGGTGCCTCCGATGACGTCTTTCAGCCTTTCGAGAGCAAGAGGTGAGTGAGGGCTCTTCTATTGCACacgaatcgtcaggagagaatgcttctagaacatggccatatagcccgaaaaacctacaacagcccagtctACCGGCGTCTTTGGAACtatggtgggagtccaaaacacctgaaggagggatgaagtttgccaatgcctgctctAAGAACTACATGACATGACAACGtctccctgctttctctctctttccccgctCAGGATGCCCAACAGCAggaaatccaaaaccaaaggcgCTAAGCTGGAAGGGCCCAAAATTCGTAAGAAGCCGGGGCCCAAGCCAGGCTGGAAGAAGAAGATCAAGTGCGAAAGGTAgtatcataagagttggaagagactccagaggccatccagtctaacccttttCTGCCGTcacacaggaaaagcacaatcaaagcactccatcctcaatggccatctgtcaggggttctttggttgtgtttttcttgcattaGCGGGTTCAATGAAGAAATAGGGAGAACCAAAGATTCCAAAAGTGGGAAAGGACCCCCAAGGGCAATCTAGTCCAATTCCatgatgccatgcaggaaaagcacaatcaaaacacccccgacagatggccattcagcctctatttaaaatccACCAGGGAAAATcttggaaacctccctgctgctgACCACCCCCTTCCTCTCCATTTCTCTCCAGAGAAGAACTGCCCACCATTTACAAGTGTCCTTACCAGGGCTGCACCGCCGTCTATCGAGGGGCGGATGGCATGAAGGTAAGTACAGAACGGCCAGGTGCTTGTCCAAGCTTCTCATTTTTAGGACATGTGAATCCCATGATTGTTAGGCATtaggatttcccccttcctttccagtAAGGGTTGGCGGCATTCCTTGAACACGGGAATGGGAGACGCTATTCAAACCAATCAGTCAAAAATGGGTGGCTACTCAATATGTTTACTAGTTTGGGAAAAGAAGGGGTTAAATTAAATACccaagttccctcttttctctggcCTAGAAGCACATCAAGGAGCACCACGAGGAGGTCCGGGCGAGGCCCTGTCCGCACCCGGGATGCAACAAGGTCTTCATGATCGAC
This genomic interval carries:
- the ZNF276 gene encoding LOW QUALITY PROTEIN: zinc finger protein 276 (The sequence of the model RefSeq protein was modified relative to this genomic sequence to represent the inferred CDS: inserted 2 bases in 1 codon), with translation MAQKETSRQRGLQWPSSAHQVALQEGXGSTAPEASAAQRSADAAMKRDRRGRFLPSAKAASSSPSPSSLTSPRSRRRKIQEEEEEEKEKEEEKQAQEGAAPGATRGLSTGHCRLCHGKFSARSLRNAFGKPPAMDGGSQKQQHRRLDRIFFADFQHLLGVAARPDPALPQSVCKKCHAQFYKCRSVLKAFIQKVNLSPVGALKPRPRSNAAPSPLPAAEGNASSLGGRITSSPQCLHNLVLWAHNHAESCQVAPSLRSVLSSGYCGVVVQAVWGCREGHDYILSTDVEEEEEEGSGPKQDHSKGTSEHVAGNGVDAEGARVPCVPSHHGPDRTAAANSETTTPEPGTENQLPESPDAASLQEAARSPLQAGNLPQSDCPVNGSPGPLSENPVPPAALDERVKDEFSDLSEGDSSSSDEEEDSQREGASDDVFQPFESKRMPNSRKSKTKGAKLEGPKIRKKPGPKPGWKKKIKCEREELPTIYKCPYQGCTAVYRGADGMKKHIKEHHEEVRARPCPHPGCNKVFMIDRYLQRHVKLIHTEVRNYICDECGQTFKQRKHLSVHQMRHSGAKPLQCEICGFQCRQRASLKYHMTKHKAEAELEFACDLCGKRFEKAHNLNVHMSMVHPLIQTHDKAKAKAKETDLVAETPAELQPDTEMADSQSVKLELRASQPQQEPT